The genomic DNA CCTCCATTGGGTGCGCAGGCGAAGAATGTATCTCCCGCAGTGACTGCATTCGGCCCTGAAGCCAAAAGCAGTCTCGCTAGGAGAAGGGCGGTAACCAGATTGTCTCACGTAAAGTTCACCATTATATAAGACAACTACTCCATTGTCACGAACTGTGATGCTCACAGTCAAAAGCCGGTGAAGGTCTGACCCATAAAGGTAAGCAGCTCCAGGTTAAAAAGAGCAACCTCATCTGAAGGGGTTCATCTCCCCAAGGTTGAACCTTGTACCTCGACACAACAGAAGGCGGTAGAGCAGATACCTAGGCGTTCATTTTCTCCCCCTTCTACCCGCGAAGACAGCTAAATGTCTATGAGCTCATAGCATATTGGAGGTGAGAAGATAGATTTTGAACAATCCTTCAGCCACATAATCTGAAGCTTCATACCCAGCTTTTGATGCCTTGAAGCAGAGTCCCCTGGCGTAGCAGTCAGTTTGGCACAGCATGGGGGCCTTGGGCATTATCGGGATCTGAGGTTTCTCTCCTGATTTGCGTTACGACCAGCGATCAGTTCTGGTCTACTATACACAGCTTGACCAGGACCAGCAATTCACTGCACCACTCACTACCTCACTCACAACCATGGCGATATTGgcgtccaccaccacaactagCACCAAGGGATCTGCCCTCACCGCGAGAGTAACCCTCCGCGGCGTGGAATGGGGACTTCGGTTGAGACTCTTCAGATTTACAAGCACAAAGACCGCAAGAGGTACCACAAGTCGAGGCCTAGAAGATTCAACAGATCCATCAGCTCGAACCAGGCCGTCAAGTCAACGAGGTACTGCAGCAGTCCCGTGAGTACCCGCCCACGTCACAGACAGCACATACAACGAGGAGGACCAGGTCATCAAAGAGACCAAAGCCAGGATAGGGGCGAGGCAGCAAAAGCTGGCAGGCCTGGAGGAAAAGGATCAGCGCATGGCGGATGAAATCACCCGACAGAACATTGAAATAGGAAGAAGGCTAGCCGGACTGGAGTGTCCTGTTTATGATCACTATTATGGACAACCTCGAGCTCGTATCTAAGTATCGGCAGAGTACATGGGTAGGTTGCCTAACCACGCACACAGCTCTTCATTCCTTGAGCTCTTAGCTGACGATCTTTGAAGTTTCATTAGCCCCTCTCGCTGTCATAACTCACCCTCGGCGGTTCACATCCACTTCGGGGAAGAGAAGGCGCCATGATATCAACAACCCAGGCGGCGAATTACTCAACAAAACCCATAATAAATGGACGAAACGGGGAACTTCACACAGCAAAGGGATCTCGATAGCAAATAAAACAGAGTACAAGTCTGCCTGCTTTCTACTTACACCCCCTTTGACCGGATAATATTTCGTATCAATAAAAGGATAAAAAGATAtcaataataataaaataagAAAACATCCTGCTCATAACCTGCAACAAATAAACATACTCCCTTCTGTTGGACATCTTTCTCGATCCTCCACATCAACCCAATCTTGCTTAACCCTTCTCCAGAAAGAACCGaagcaagaaaaaagagaaacgAAGCAAAGGGGGACAAAAAGTGGTATTCAACTTGgttacacacacacaccaaacaccaaaccccatcaacatACCAAACGTCCAAAGGGAGTAGTAGTAATCGAATAGAAAACGACACAAACCACAAGTTCTTCTTGATCAAAAttctcatcaaacaccctTTCTTTcaagaaaccaaaacaaaaacgacATGGATATCAAAAACTGCAAAgcatggaaaaaaaaaaaaaaaaaaagagaaataaAGAGAGATTAAACCGGACTTTGCGGCAAACTagcccccaccatcaacccccccctcaaatCCCCACTCCCTGTCCTCCTCAACGCCTGGCTCATCGTCTCAATACTCAACTCCCCGCTCACGGTCGGCCCCCCCGCCGCACTCAACCCCAAAGGCGGGATGCTATGTCCCATCAAACTCGTCGGGCTACCGAGCGGCTTCCTCGCCGGGCTGagctccaaccccttcacacTTCCACTCTTACTGCCCGGATCACCCGCTGATGACGACACCGGCGACCTGATTGGGGAAGGCGACCggttggcgttgttgttgagcgAGGTTAACGAGGTCAGTCCGGGGATGTGCATGCTCTCCCTGCTGCCGGCTACTCCGCCAAAAGACTGCTGCTCGGCTTGTACTACATCCGCAAACGAGATGAATGACAACCTGCGGACGTCAGTCGTGTCAAGACTGCCGTAGTTGCTTGCGctgtcggggttggtggggcTGTTGCCTCGGTCAAGGGAGAAGGCCGCGAGCTCGTCGACCCATGTTGGCTCGTTgtagccgccgccgccgccggtgacggTTACGGCGGCGGGCTGATGGGAGGCGTGTGTGATGATCTCGACACTATCTGGGTTAAGGTGGGTGTCTGTGATGGCTTCGGAGGAGGCGTCAAGGACGGGCGGGATGTAGTTCTCGGTCTGAATATGGGAGGGGATCGcaggggaggttgggagCGCGACGGCGGACTCTTGGACGTTGCGCTCAAAGATCTGGCTGCCCGCTGGGGACGCAAGACGTGGAGAAGAGGCGAAGGGTCGGCTGGGAGAGGACGGGGTGTAATGGGTGTGTTCTGTGCGGATAGGAGAGGCAGCGGTTCgtcttgttggcgaggaagtTGTTTCATTAGTAGACGGTGATGCGACTGTTTTGGAGGTCGATTTGATGACGTCTTCTACTTTTTTCTTGCCGAACCCAAAGAGACCgcgcttcttggtcttcttctcatctccATCCGCGCGCGGGCTCGCATCGTTTGAGCTTGGGATGGGTTGAGTGTGAAAAGGGACGGGTTCCTCAGTAGAGATGGTTGCTGAAGCTCCGGCCATGGTTGCGATTTTGCGAGTTTCGTCTTGCAGTTCGTAGAGAGTTTGGAGAATGAAGCGCAGGTCGAAGTTGGTCGCGATTCGGGGCTGTTGGCAGGTTAAACGGGGGAGCACCAGGTGGATCAATCCCAGTGGGATGGCTGCTTGGTGGAGTCAGGGACCTTGGTGGATTCGTTCGATAAAGCTTCCAAGTCTTCTCTGAGAATCTGGATGCAACGCCAAACCAGGACGTTAGCAAAACACAGCCTCAGCAAGTCGTCTGAATACGTGGTTATTGAAATTTTGTCAATCTCGGCAGAACGTTGCGGTGGGGGTAAAAAGCAAGTGTCGCGATAAAAAAAGAGACGGCCTGTGAGCAATGCGAATTTCCCGATTCGCCGCGAGTATATCGATTGTGAAATGGTCTCCGCCGACGAGACCAATGGAGCAGGAGacaggagatggggatgcGGTCATACCTGATCACGGCCGGCGGTGCGACGCAGAAAGAAACAGCTGAGCAAGACGAGGGAGTCTGGAGCGTCTGGAATTATCTGGCGCGGCGCATTCGGGCCCAACTCTGCTCCCGTCGACCCGTTGCTATGCTGCTATGCTACCGTGCGGGTTGCGAGAGCAGCAACGAGAGCTGGAGGTTTGGGCAGCTTCTATTTGAAATGTCGGGTGGGCGCAAAAGATGTTTTTAGCGGACGGGACGGGAAACAAGTTCAAGGGCTGACGGgttgtcctcgtcgtcgggcCTGGGCCTTTTGCCTTTGTTTTGTGAGTCTTGGGGATTGTGATGTCGGGCGGTTGCCGAGGTGCGCTCAAATCGTGATCAGCAGGGAATGACGATGCTTGAGCTCGACGAGTCTACAcaaaaaggaggggagagCCGGACCGGGGTTTTAAGACGTAATGCCGTCCCACGCCGGCGCTGCCAAGATCTGATTGGAACCTGGAGGAATGTGTCTTCCTTCTTGTTTTGGGTCCGAGAGGGATGTGATGGGCATATCTATTTGGACTTTTTGTATCATACAAATGCGCCGACCGTCCGACCCTTTTAAGCTatcccctccctttccttctaGTAATCTACCCTTCGTGCAGTCAGTCAGTGAGCGAGCATTGAGGCCACCCCTGACCAGACTGCTGTGCATGGCCGTGGCGGCGGCTCGGCACCAGCCAAAGCAGGAACTGGAAGACTCGGTACATGATGTTTAACAGGTTTTTGGCGTGACAAAGTCAAGTGATGTTGAGTGGGCAAAAGCCCGCTAGGCCAAGTTTCCCGGCTGATGGACGAGCAGAGACCCCTCCTTCTTTGATCCCTCGACCCTCGACCCCTAACTGTCCGTGAGaagggaagaggagctcAAGCTGGAACCGGGCATGCCCGATTTGTCTGTCTCTGCGACATGTGCGAGATTCAAAGACACAGGGACGGCAAGCGATTGGTGCGATCCAGCCATTGTGTTGCATAAGTCACTGTCTCTGCCCAAGCTTCCCAATGGTGGGGTTGTGACCGACAAGGGGCAGTCACAGTCAGGCAGCTTACAAGCTGGTTGCTTTTATTTGGGTCTTTTTGTTGAGATTTTGAAATGCTGGATCACTAGTATTATCTTTGTTGTAATGTTTGCGGACTTACATCAGCCGATAGAGGGTAAACAATGGTGGCTGGATATAAGGTGATGGTGATAGCCTGATGTGCCCCTCACCAGTCACATTGAGATACGGCACTCTCAGACGAGCTGGCCGGACTATTTTTGAAGGGATGAAACCAATACCCCTGAGATGAGCCGTTCGTATCAACTACAGCCCAAAGAATTCCCGTGTACAGTGAGGCAGGTGATCCTTCCCGTCAGGAGTAAGGCGCACATAAATTGAGGGACCAGATGTTTTCTGGAAGTCTGCGAACTGTGTACCAAATGTCACGTTCAACAGGTGCTATCTGAACATCTTCGTAAGGGTACTGACATTCCCCCCCTGTCAGCCGCCGCGCCAGCTTCGCGGACGGTCATTTCCTTTTGCTTTAATTCTCTATGCGACCAGGCATCACACAAATCAGGGTCTCGGTATGCTCGGCGCCGCAACCACGCGAGTGGCTTACGTAGCTGTTGTCTTTAACCACTGGGGCACGTATAGCGTTTTACTTCATGGGTTCTGCCTGGCAGGTAACATCATAAAATCCAGGTCTCTTCAGACTTGCGACAGCGCTGTTCTGGGAGATGAAGCTGACCGATGTTGAACATAGTGTAAGTGGGATACGTCACCAAGTGAAATTGCTAGGATGCCTAGCTAAAGACTAATGCCGAGTCGAGACTCTATTCTTGGGCTTGTTTGCTTTGTCGAATATCTGGGCCCCAGTTACATATCCCAAGCAAACCGCTCCCGTGACTGACAGTCCGGCGGTCTCGGAGCAGGGTCGACCGGAGCCGGCTTACTCCACCCCGGGCCCGGGTCTGGGGGAATGGTGGAGATCGACCCGGGCTCAGTGGTGATTGGTTGAACCGTCCCAAGCCGTCGAGCCAAGCCCAAAGCACTGACCTCCGGCGACCCAAAAGCTCAATTGAACCACGTGACCGAGCTTCCAACAGCTGCCAGGCTCAGAAAAAGTTATCGCGACTCCAAATCGCCCAGCTACCCGGCcgatgagaaggaggagaggggacCGCCGCCGCACGACATAGCCACCACACCTCCGACCCCATTCCCGACGACGTCCACCCACTTTCTCTTGTCGGTCATTTCAGTCTAACCCTCCGTCAAAATGGAAGcaaccctctcccgcccagcagctcgctgctgctgtctcctcaagaccaccaccccttccacatcacgactcctccccctcccaagtaACCAGCAACAAACCCGCCAAAAGTCCACCCGCGCCCGCCACAAagcctccctcaacatccccccccacccctccttcctctccaacccaccaacatcatcccagACAGGATCAACAACCCTaatcttcaaccccccctcctccgccccctccgtCTTCCAGACCCCCTTCAAGTTCCTCCCCAAATCCGacccccgccgccgcgccaccctcgccaagaatctcttctcctcctccgtcaccacAAACTTTGCCTCCCAGCCGGTAGacgtctcctccctccccaccatttTCGACGACCGGTCCCCCGCCACGGCCCCCAAGAACCACTCCCTCACAAAAGAGGACGTCGAGGAGATGCGCCGGCTGCGTCTTGCCGACCCGATAAAGAACTCAGTCTTGAACCTGGCGAGGCAGTTTGGCTGCAGCGTCATGTTCGTCATGATGTGCGTCCAGGCCGGCAAGGAGCACAGAGACAAAGTTCACGTCGAGCCTCAcgcggcggcgagggagaggtggggtCCCAAGAAGAGgcaggccaaggaggagaggaagaggaggatggagatgttgatgaggggagaGATTTGAAAGCCTGGATCAAGGCAAAATCAAAGCAAAATCAAGGGGTGTATATACAAAGAAAGCGAGGAGCCGGTTTCGAAAAAGGGTATCTTGACGGAATGTTTGTCTcattgggaggaggggaatggaaggaaggggaaatAGCATTTCTGTACGATAAGGACACATCACAtgactctctctctctctctctctctctcttggtTGGGGATATACAAAAAAGGAGGCTTCACCTTTTCTGGGAATCATAGAAACGCGGAGACGACGAACCTTTGATACCACAATACGGGTTGAGTGGGTTGATGGGTGGATGGACGAGCAAGCAAAACATACCCCAGGGCGCAGGCAGTTGTAAAAACAAGCACAAAAATGTTCAAATGAGCAGCTCGGCCACGGCTGTCATCGTGCTGAATCAAATTTGTATAATTCAGTAAATATACTTTGTACCAATGTGCCTCCCCTGGGTGCTGAATCACTTGCCGCGCTGGATACTACCACCTGTAGAGAGAGGTACTGTCAATCTCACCCTGtgcaccaccgccgcccttcCCCCAATGACAGCGCTGATATATAAATATCCCAGTCTCTAAATTAACAACGCAGTAATGCCCCCTTTTTATGctgcctccttccccttgcccttATTTTTACCCTTCCAAGAACTAATACTGTCCTCATCCTTCCAATCGCTGGTCCCATGCCTGTCCAGCTCGTAATCACCCTGCCCAGGAATGACTCGCGAGCACCATCCacaccaactcctcctcttaCCTTGAACCTCCCTTCCCAATACCTCACCCTTCAgcctctcctcgtcccatTCTGGCACGCAAGCCCCAACCTTGACCCTTTTGACCGAGATCTTCTTCATAACGCCCCCGATACCCTCGACTTCGTGTCTCACGTACCCAACCTTCATAGCTGGGGATGGCGTCCTGCGCATGTGGTCTGACCCTGAGCTCAAAAGTCCCCCCAAAGTATTAGAACCCGAGCCGCCTGTCGCATTGCTAGCCAAGCTACTGAGACTAGCATTGCTGGCAGCAGATAGACCCGACGCCATCGTCGAAGTAGAAGCACTGCTATCACTTCTAGAACCGAGCCCTGCGCGAAGCCGGTCCTGTTGAAGCTGCTGGTCTGCCGCCTCCCGAGCGGCCTCGGCATCGTAGTCCGTTTCCTGCTCAACCTCACGGGCGCCGCAACACTGCGAGTTACGACCGCACTGGACCCCGcgatcaccatcaccgatACCCGTTCCTAAACCACTGAGGACATCGGTGTATTGGTTGCGCCACTTCCAGACGCTGCCACGGAAAACATGTGTTAGCATGTGGAATATGTGACGGGAGCGTGTGCCAACTATACCTTTGGTAAGTGTTATCGTCGTTTCTGATAGACCTTCCGCACGGGAAACACAGCCAGACTCCAGAGGAGCCGCATTGGCAGATGGCGCGCTGCATATCATCCGAATCGATGCGGACCTCGGGGCACATTGGGGGCTTGACAAGCTGACCTAAGGGTGCCATGACGCATTTGGTGCAGAGACGCCGATGTCGATCTCGGAGCACGATCTGAGCAGGTGGTTTGATAGCGCAATTCTGGTATTGATACAGTTAGGGGGTTGTTGCAGCGGTTAAGATCAAGCTTTGCGAACTCACCCTGCAAACGATTGTCCCACATCGTCGACAAGGTCCCACCATGTCTCGTGCACATTGCCCTGATTTGCCCTGGAAATCCGTCCTTGCGGAGGAATCTTGCCCGTAGTACCAGTTGGCAGAGCGCGCTCGAAAGCGTAGTGTGTCTTGCGGGTCAACAGTGACGTCTTCGAGAGAGCATCGAAGCGACGAGTTGATCAGTCCTCTGCGATCCTGCAGCAGAGCGCTATGTAATATGTGGCATGTGCGGGAGAGGCTATCGAGGGAGTTCAAGTCCAGGTTCCTGGCCACTGATTGCGCGATCCTGGAACCAGTCAGtacttcctcacccccctcgaTACGCCGCCGAGGGgaagggttggtgatggtcttgAAAGGACGACGTGTTTGAAAAGATTGAAAAGAAAGGGTGATTGCCGGCCTACGGATAACATCCCAAAGCCTTGGTCATAAGGTGGTCCTGATTCAGAACCTCCTTGACGGCATACTCATGAGCCTCCTGGTTGTCCTTCTTATCTGTGCTAACACCTTTCGCCTGGTGAGCTTGAGCTTCAGTGGCATTCCACACCTGCCCATCTCTTTGGGACTCgatgtcctcgtcgtccaATTCAACAAAGACAGCCATTGTGATAGATCGCACtcaggggaaggaaaaggggtggtGTCGGGTTCAATGATGATATCGGCGCGATAGCGATGATGCGGTGACCAGGAGGGTTCTCAAAGACCCGGAATCGGAACGGGAGATCGAGGAGTTGCAGGCAAGGCACAGGGAGGGAACGCACAAAGACAATAACaggggaaaaggagaaaCGGATCACTCAAGAGGAATGGATAGATGTGCCATTATCAAGCCGTGAATGTAACTTCTGGCAAGATGATATAAGTTGATGCCAGTTTGACGTGTACACCAAGCAACGCTTGTAGCTTCCAGGTAGAACGAACCgttgtttggaggaggagccagcCAACCCCGGTAGGGACCCCACTCTGGGTAAACGACCCCATCACCGGGATGCAGGAGCAGCTAAAACAACCCCACCTTGGCCAACTGCTAAGGATTGGCGGGGTATTTGCCCACGTCACTATCACGACCGTTGCTGCACCTGGGCATGTGACGTTTGCGACTTTGCTGGATCTGAACGCCATTGAGAGATATCTTCAAGATTATGATGGATTAGACGCAAAAATCTCTGCCGGGGCACGTGGCTCATGCCCCGGAGGAACATTGCTGTTGCGTACAGCTGTTACGTACCTTGGGAAATCTACCCCTCATAGCTCATGCCTAGTTGTTGGTACGGGAACCTACTATTCATATTGAGTTTTTCGAGACCCGGCAGTCTGGAACATCCTTTCCCCAGTGAGGCGTCCCCTAGAACCACGATCGTCCTGGCGCCAGGAACAATCCACGTTGTTCTGCGCGTCGAAGCTTCGAACTTGGCCCCCCCTACGAAACCCCATGTCTTGATTGTGGCACATGACCGAGTCTCTTGAATTCTTCACCGCACCACTCTGATTCACTGCATCATGGTACAGTTCTTCCTTACCTTGTGTTA from Podospora pseudoanserina strain CBS 124.78 chromosome 2, whole genome shotgun sequence includes the following:
- a CDS encoding hypothetical protein (EggNog:ENOG503NYYG) codes for the protein MPITSLSDPKQEGRHIPPGSNQILAAPAWDGITNGSTGAELGPNAPRQIIPDAPDSLVLLSCFFLRRTAGRDQPRIATNFDLRFILQTLYELQDETRKIATMAGASATISTEEPVPFHTQPIPSSNDASPRADGDEKKTKKRGLFGFGKKKVEDVIKSTSKTVASPSTNETTSSPTRRTAASPIRTEHTHYTPSSPSRPFASSPRLASPAGSQIFERNVQESAVALPTSPAIPSHIQTENYIPPVLDASSEAITDTHLNPDSVEIITHASHQPAAVTVTGGGGGYNEPTWVDELAAFSLDRGNSPTNPDSASNYGSLDTTDVRRLSFISFADVVQAEQQSFGGVAGSRESMHIPGLTSLTSLNNNANRSPSPIRSPVSSSAGDPGSKSGSVKGLELSPARKPLGSPTSLMGHSIPPLGLSAAGGPTVSGELSIETMSQALRRTGSGDLRGGLMVGASLPQSPV
- a CDS encoding hypothetical protein (EggNog:ENOG503P46F; COG:J), whose protein sequence is MEATLSRPAARCCCLLKTTTPSTSRLLPLPSNQQQTRQKSTRARHKASLNIPPHPSFLSNPPTSSQTGSTTLIFNPPSSAPSVFQTPFKFLPKSDPRRRATLAKNLFSSSVTTNFASQPVDVSSLPTIFDDRSPATAPKNHSLTKEDVEEMRRLRLADPIKNSVLNLARQFGCSVMFVMMCVQAGKEHRDKVHVEPHAAARERWGPKKRQAKEERKRRMEMLMRGEI
- a CDS encoding hypothetical protein (EggNog:ENOG503NXWV); the protein is MAVFVELDDEDIESQRDGQVWNATEAQAHQAKGVSTDKKDNQEAHEYAVKEVLNQDHLMTKALGCYPIAQSVARNLDLNSLDSLSRTCHILHSALLQDRRGLINSSLRCSLEDVTVDPQDTLRFRARSANWYYGQDSSARTDFQGKSGQCARDMVGPCRRCGTIVCRNCAIKPPAQIVLRDRHRRLCTKCVMAPLGQLVKPPMCPEVRIDSDDMQRAICQCGSSGVWLCFPCGRSIRNDDNTYQSVWKWRNQYTDVLSGLGTGIGDGDRGVQCGRNSQCCGAREVEQETDYDAEAAREAADQQLQQDRLRAGLGSRSDSSASTSTMASGLSAASNASLSSLASNATGGSGSNTLGGLLSSGSDHMRRTPSPAMKVGYVRHEVEGIGGVMKKISVKRVKVGACVPEWDEERLKGEVLGREVQGKRRSWCGWCSRVIPGQGDYELDRHGTSDWKDEDSISSWKGKNKGKGKEAA